The following proteins are co-located in the Manihot esculenta cultivar AM560-2 chromosome 9, M.esculenta_v8, whole genome shotgun sequence genome:
- the LOC122724681 gene encoding cyclin-dependent protein kinase inhibitor SMR4: protein MEIDERFEIRDGVEECTTPKSDEYRIPAPAVCPPPPRKKSVVGKMREPPKKGYFQSPDLDLLLSMPPRRRQAWV, encoded by the coding sequence ATGGAGATAGACGAGAGATTCGAGATCCGGGATGGTGTGGAAGAATGCACGACTCCGAAGAGTGATGAATATCGAATACCAGCACCGGCTGTTTGTCCGCCACCTCCGAGGAAGAAATCTGTGGTGGGGAAAATGCGAGAGCCACCTAAAAAAGGGTATTTTCAATCGCCTGATCTTGATCTTCTGCTTTCCATGCCGCCTCGGCGGCGACAAGCTTGGGTTTAG